A window of Candidatus Pantoea floridensis contains these coding sequences:
- a CDS encoding oligosaccharide flippase family protein, with the protein MKDKLKNSMWMIAEKLIAVFGLIFVTSYVAKYVGPTTFGIISISMLVFQFIQSIALMGSDVILLKRISQNRHSGMRLMMATFLLVLVIYCVLAAAGMLIMGEEWSSEALVFICAAAIACLFSSLDLVNIYNEAMLNARLNVIANLAGLAISLTVRFFISWFELDARLLAIPIVLATFIPFVIKLAIFLKYHRQVPIPAIRQMKKYSRYMVASGISLVFSVIAVAIYTRVNQISVSYFLGVKEAGIFSVALTLATAWVFLPNALLASFFPAFFAERDDEQSIIKAQKLHLLVIGVSSMVILAIWLLSGWFIRDFYGAEYLDAVAPTLLLSVGAMCAVLSSVMDRFIIKYNGYRYLVKKTFVVLVICVASSLLLVPYFGLNGAAMSVVLTEFLSFSLLNYFFPAQPVMRIHQVFINPRKLWLLFSNIKTSDSKESLS; encoded by the coding sequence GTGAAAGATAAATTAAAAAACTCCATGTGGATGATCGCTGAAAAGCTGATTGCGGTGTTCGGTCTGATATTTGTCACTTCCTATGTGGCGAAATATGTAGGTCCCACCACCTTCGGCATTATCTCGATCTCGATGCTGGTCTTTCAGTTCATTCAAAGCATCGCGCTGATGGGCAGCGATGTCATTCTGCTGAAACGTATATCGCAAAACCGGCACTCCGGTATGCGCTTAATGATGGCCACGTTCCTGCTGGTGTTGGTGATTTACTGCGTGCTGGCAGCAGCGGGTATGCTGATTATGGGCGAGGAGTGGAGTAGTGAGGCGCTGGTATTTATTTGTGCGGCGGCCATTGCCTGTCTCTTCTCGTCACTCGATTTGGTGAATATCTACAATGAGGCGATGCTTAATGCCCGCCTGAATGTCATCGCCAACCTGGCGGGGTTGGCAATCAGTTTAACCGTGCGCTTCTTTATTTCCTGGTTCGAACTGGATGCCAGGTTATTGGCTATTCCTATCGTGCTGGCCACCTTTATTCCGTTCGTCATTAAGCTCGCCATCTTTCTTAAATATCATCGTCAGGTGCCTATTCCGGCCATTCGTCAGATGAAAAAGTATTCACGCTATATGGTGGCCTCGGGTATTTCCCTGGTGTTTTCCGTGATTGCTGTCGCGATCTATACGCGTGTTAACCAAATCAGCGTCTCCTATTTCCTTGGTGTTAAAGAGGCGGGCATTTTCTCGGTGGCGCTGACGTTAGCCACCGCGTGGGTATTTTTACCCAATGCCTTGCTGGCTTCATTTTTCCCGGCGTTCTTTGCCGAACGCGATGATGAGCAGTCGATTATCAAGGCGCAGAAATTACATTTGCTGGTGATTGGCGTCTCATCAATGGTGATTCTGGCTATTTGGTTGCTGTCCGGATGGTTCATCCGCGACTTTTACGGTGCCGAGTATCTCGATGCGGTAGCGCCAACGTTATTACTCAGCGTGGGGGCGATGTGCGCGGTGCTTAGTAGCGTCATGGATCGCTTTATTATTAAGTACAACGGTTATCGTTATTTGGTGAAGAAAACCTTCGTCGTGTTAGTCATCTGCGTGGCGTCATCACTGTTATTGGTACCGTATTTTGGTTTAAACGGCGCGGCAATGAGCGTGGTATTAACCGAGTTCCTCTCCTTCTCGCTACTTAATTACTTTTTCCCTGCTCAGCCAGTTATGCGTATTCATCAAGTGTTTATCAACCCCAGGAAACTATGGCTGTTATTTAGCAATATCAAAACCTCAGACAGTAAAGAGAGTTTATCATGA